GATAAGAGGAAAGGTGTTATGAGTGGTATTTGTATTGAGAATGTATGGTTTATGAATGTTTATATCCATACTGTATATATTGTCTGCAATTTCTTTAAAGACGGGTGCGGCAACGTCACTTCCGTAGATTGCAAAGTTTTTTGGGTTATCTATCACCACTATACAGCTGTATTTAGGCATATCTGCGGGAAAATATCCCACAAAGGAGGTATAATATTTATTGGTATATTTTCCTTTTTCTATTTTTTTTGCTGTTCCTGTTTTTCCTGCTATTTTATAATCTGTTCCTCGTATATTTTGGGCAGTTCCTCTTTCCACTACTCCTTCTAATAATGTTTTGAGGATGGAGAGGGTTCTTTGGCTACATATTTGTTTCTGTAGAACTTGAGATGTATATTGTTCCAAGTAAGTATATCCGTTTTTTATGCCAGTAACAATAAGAGGAGATATCATTTTTCCATCATTTGCGATAGCATTATAAAGAGTAAGGGTTTGGAGAGGATTTATTTTTAGTTCATATCCTTGTGCCATCCAAGCAAGAGAAAGCCCACTCCAGTTCTTATCCGAAGGTTTTTTGATATAAGGGAAGCTTTCTCCATCTAATTGGACATGCACTCTTTTATCTATTCCAATATCTGTGATAAAATCAATAAATTCTGTAGGATTATTTCCAAAATGTTGGATGACCAATTTTGCCATAGCAATGTTAGAGGACTTTTCAAATGCTTCTTGTATAGTAATCCTTCCGAAGCCTCCTTTTTTAGAATCTCTCAAAATGTTTTGATATATTTTATATTCTCCATTTCCCGTTTCTATGCTGTCATGCATATGTATATCCGTAAGTTCTAATAATGCCATCATCGTCAGTACCTTAAAAGTAGATCCGGGTTCTGTATTTCCTTGGTCTCCTATGGAGTAATTATAATTTTCTTTATAAACTCCGGATTTCATTTTACCGATATTACATATCGCTTTTATATGCCCTGTTTTTACTTCCATCAGAATCACCAATCCGTAGTCGGCATCGTGTTCTTTTATTGCTTTTATGAGAGAAGATTCCACAATATCTTGAAAATGAGTATTGAGGGTGGTTTGAATATCTTTTCCATCTTCGCTTGGGGTTTCTGTTCCATCAAACACGGGGCGAAAATTATTTTTAAATGTCTTTAAATGCTTTGCATACCCAGGTTTTCCCGCAAGAACATAATCAAAACTATATTCTAAGCCCACTTTTCCATGGTTTGGGTTCGTTTCTCTATCAATTCTCCCAATAGTTCTATTACCATAAGGGGAGAATGGATATTTTCTATCCTCTATTTTATAAAAAATAATAGAGCGCTTGAGACGTGCTAAAGAGGGTTCTCTTTCCATTCTTTCTTTTTTAAAAAGAGGCCATGCTTCTATTTGTTTTTTTTGTTGAAATTCTAATCTCCCATCAATCAATTTGAAGTAACGCTTCTGTTCTCTTTTTGCTCTCAATATACCTATTTTATAATCTTTCGCACTTTTGTAGTTCTTATCTGTGCTTTCCAATATGCCCGATAAAAGTATACAGAGAGTATCCAATTTTGTCTTAAATGCCACATCTACCCCATCTAATAAAGGGTCTATTGCTAATTCATAACTCGGGACGGAGGTTGCTAATATATTTCCATCGTCGGAATAAATATTTCCGCGCGTTGCTCCCAGAGTCAGATATCTCACATTATTGAATTCTCCTTTCTTTCTGTATAACTCTCCTTTTGTTGTTTGAATATAAAAAATTTTCCAAATCACCAGCATAGCAAACATAAATATCAATATCATCACTAATCTTACCCTCCGCAAAATCTTTTTTTTGATAATATGAATATCCATATTTTTTTATTTAAATAAGTGTAAAATTCCTCTTTGTACCTCTCATATATTCCTTGTATTCTCCCTAGCAATGGTTATATAAACCAATAAATCAATAAATATATCACAAAATACATCAGAAAAAAGATAAAAGGCAAACCCTTCATTCCCAAAAGCATTTTTTGAAAGAAAAACAAACCTTTTTTATGCTTATTGTATTTCAGAATAGTAGTATTTTGAGAATATCAATATATTACTGTTTGATAAAAAAAAATATTTCATTTATCTCTTAATAGCATTATGGTAATTCTCTTTTCTATAATTTTAGTTGTCTTAAGTTTTTTGGGTATGGAGTTTGTGGCTTGGTTTACTCACAAGTATATAATGCATGGTTTTTTATGGAGTTGGCATCATTCTCATCATAAAGTGCATACACATACATTGGAAAGAAACGATTTATTTGCCATTGTTTTTAGCATACCATCCATTACTTGTATTTATATAGGTGTGTATTATGCAGAGCTGTATTGGGTTCTTGCTATAGGAATAGGTATTTTTTTATATGGAGTATTTTATTTGATATTTCACGATATCATAGTTCATAGGCGAATACCTATCCGTTTCAAAACACAGAATAAATATATGAAACGCATCATGAACGCACATTACACCCATCATAAAACGCATACCAAAGAAGGAGCAGAAGCATTCGGTTTTTTATACGCTCCCAAAAAATACAATAATCAATCTCTCTCTTCATTATGATCCCCAAAAAAACGAACATAGTAATAATGGCAGGCGGTGTTGGCTCTCGGCTTTGGCCCAATAGTAGCGCAGATAAACCAAAGCAGTTTTTAGATCTTTTAGAAACAGGGAAAACACTCATCAGGGAAACAGTGGACAGGTTCAAAAATACCTTTCCCATAGAAAATATATATATATTCACGAACGAAACATACAGAACTCACACACAAGAAGCCATTCCCGAATTACATCCCCAACAGATAATCTGTGAGCCACATAGAAATAATACTGCTCCTTGTATTGCTTATGCTACCTTCAAATTTTTCTTCCAAGACCCCCAATCATCTATTGCTATCTTTCCCGCCGACCATTTTATAGCTGATACAAATGCATTTCTCAAAGCAGTAGAAAATGCTCTCTCTTTTTCTCAAAATAACAATGCTATAACCACCATAGGAATAGCTCCCACAAGAGCAGATACAGGGTATGGATATATAAAATTTCAAGCCCATACAAATACTATCTATAAAGTAGAAAAATTTGTAGAAAAACCATCTCTTGAAATCGCTCAAAAATATATAGAAAGCAATGAGTATCTTTGGAATGCAGGAATTTTTATTGCTTCTGCTCAAACGCTCGTGGAAGCTTACCAACAACTATGCCCTGATATATATGCTCTTTTTTATCAAGGAAAAGAGTCCTATAACACAGAAAAAGAGAGAGAGTTTATTCAAAAAAACTACTCAAAAGCACCCAATGTATCTTTTGACTACGCCATAGCAGAAAAATCAAATCACTTTTTTACTATTCCCTGTAATTGTGGGTGGAGTGATTTAGGAACGTGGAACTCTCTCTACGAAGTATCCCCAAAACAAGAACAACAAAACGTCCACAATGCTCTCAAGTATTTCATAACTGACTCCAAAAGAAATATAATCCGTATAAATCCCCATAAAAAATTAGTTCTCAAAGGGCTGAATGACTATATTATTGTAGATACAGACGATGCCCTGCTCATATATCCTAAAAATGAAGAGCAGGAGATAAAAAATGTATCTCAAAAGATTTGATAATAAAAAAAATAATTCACTTAGTAGAAACAAGCATGAAACATACAATAGCACTATTGTTTTTGCTCTCACTCTGTTTTATCAGAAAATCGATAGCCCAACAAACTTTTTATTCCTTAGATACTACTACATCTTATACTGTTCGTGTTGTAAGTGGAAATAGTTTTACAGGAAAAGTTATAAAAGAATACAACGATAGTATACAAATGAAAAATGATGATTTTAATAATATTGTTATTCAAAAAAAATACATCATTTCCATTAAAAGCAAACCCAGAATTTTTCCATTCCCAAATCCCAATCCCCATCAATACTTTTTACTTCCGAGTGCCGTACCTCTTAAAAAAGGAAGCTTAAGTTATAGAAATTACTATATCATAGGACATTATATAAACTATGGAATAACAAACAATATATCTGTGGGCATAGGTGGATTTGTATTACCAGGAATAAATCATCCCATCACTTATCTTTTTACTATAAGTCCAAAAATAGAATTTCCTGTATCCAAAAGATGGTATGTAGGAGGGGGAATAGTATATTTCACTCATAATGTTTCGCAACAAATATCAGGTGATGTAGGGTCTCTCGGAAATAATTATATTCACGATGGTGGAGCATATATTAACGTTACCTACGGAACCCCAAATAATAATATCTCCCTTATTTATAGTTACTCTACTCTGAATCAATATACACTTTTGAATATTGGTAATGAATTAGAAGAAAATTTTAATAAAACCATTAAAATAGGTGGAATGGTTCGTGTTCATAAAAACATATCTCTCATATCAGAGAGTTGGTTGTTTTTTAATTACCATAATTCTAACATTATAATTCCTATCCCTGCTTTTGGAGCAAGATTTTTTGGAAAAAAATTATCTTTTGATGCGGGATTTATAGTGTTTATACCATATTTTGCATTGCAATATAAGTTTTTATAATGTGGTAAAAAATCTTTCAAAAAAAATGAAAAGAGGGTTATGTTGATGGAAGGATTCTTGGTGGATATTTTTCTGCGAGGGTAGCAATGGAATGAATATGCTCATGGGTAGTACCACAACATCCAC
The window above is part of the Chitinophagaceae bacterium genome. Proteins encoded here:
- a CDS encoding penicillin-binding protein; translated protein: MRYLTLGATRGNIYSDDGNILATSVPSYELAIDPLLDGVDVAFKTKLDTLCILLSGILESTDKNYKSAKDYKIGILRAKREQKRYFKLIDGRLEFQQKKQIEAWPLFKKERMEREPSLARLKRSIIFYKIEDRKYPFSPYGNRTIGRIDRETNPNHGKVGLEYSFDYVLAGKPGYAKHLKTFKNNFRPVFDGTETPSEDGKDIQTTLNTHFQDIVESSLIKAIKEHDADYGLVILMEVKTGHIKAICNIGKMKSGVYKENYNYSIGDQGNTEPGSTFKVLTMMALLELTDIHMHDSIETGNGEYKIYQNILRDSKKGGFGRITIQEAFEKSSNIAMAKLVIQHFGNNPTEFIDFITDIGIDKRVHVQLDGESFPYIKKPSDKNWSGLSLAWMAQGYELKINPLQTLTLYNAIANDGKMISPLIVTGIKNGYTYLEQYTSQVLQKQICSQRTLSILKTLLEGVVERGTAQNIRGTDYKIAGKTGTAKKIEKGKYTNKYYTSFVGYFPADMPKYSCIVVIDNPKNFAIYGSDVAAPVFKEIADNIYSMDINIHKPYILNTNTTHNTFPLIKAGNKKDIETILKAFPIPYKPISEDNTEWIHAHINNNIIGWKAIPITHNLIPNVIGMTIKDALFLLENQKLEVSIQGSLGKRIIMQSLTPNTRISTKKKITITTE
- a CDS encoding mannose-1-phosphate guanylyltransferase; the encoded protein is MIPKKTNIVIMAGGVGSRLWPNSSADKPKQFLDLLETGKTLIRETVDRFKNTFPIENIYIFTNETYRTHTQEAIPELHPQQIICEPHRNNTAPCIAYATFKFFFQDPQSSIAIFPADHFIADTNAFLKAVENALSFSQNNNAITTIGIAPTRADTGYGYIKFQAHTNTIYKVEKFVEKPSLEIAQKYIESNEYLWNAGIFIASAQTLVEAYQQLCPDIYALFYQGKESYNTEKEREFIQKNYSKAPNVSFDYAIAEKSNHFFTIPCNCGWSDLGTWNSLYEVSPKQEQQNVHNALKYFITDSKRNIIRINPHKKLVLKGLNDYIIVDTDDALLIYPKNEEQEIKNVSQKI
- a CDS encoding sterol desaturase family protein; its protein translation is MVILFSIILVVLSFLGMEFVAWFTHKYIMHGFLWSWHHSHHKVHTHTLERNDLFAIVFSIPSITCIYIGVYYAELYWVLAIGIGIFLYGVFYLIFHDIIVHRRIPIRFKTQNKYMKRIMNAHYTHHKTHTKEGAEAFGFLYAPKKYNNQSLSSL